The sequence CTGAGCAGCCTGAGCTTGTTGTTTAGCTACAGCAGCAGTTGCTGCTTGTGCAGCTGCAGATGCCGCAGCCGCAGCTTGTTTTGCAGCCGACGAGGCAGCAGCCGAGGCAGCTCCTTTAAGTCCTGCAGCAGCTGCAGTGGCTTGTGCAGCAGCTTGGTTTGCAACATCGGCTCCGCTTGGTCCGTGGTGACCTCCACCATATCCTGCCCCAACTATGACGTAGCTTCCGCCGCCACCATAGCCACCACCTCCACCACCGCCGTGTCCACCACCATAGCCTCCATCACTGCCTCCTCCGTAGCTTCCACCTTGGGATCTTCTTTTGTCCTGAATTGAACAGATTTTACTTTAGTTTGATGTCCGCCTCctcaaattttttttagaaatttcatcCAAAGATCTGTACTCaagtagtgcatatatatatatatatatatatatatatatatatatatatatatatatatatatatatatatttatatatatatatatatatgtgtgtgtatatatatatataatgtattttactaataataacaataataatatttgtaatgataataataacgtcaatgatgataataaaaaacacgAAAGTTTTAACTCACCCTCGCCGCTTCGTCAACACTCCTTTCGTCTCCTCGGCCAAAACAAGGCctaaaagaagagaaaatatttattgttaatcatGAAAGATTATAAAAAAGTTCTTCAACTGCATTCATATTGGATTTAGTTTCAtctacttacattatatatatcctCATTCTAATTGCCATTTTATTTCAAGCGTTGGTAACCCTCAAAATATCAATTTATAGTTATGAAGGATGTATTTAGGCGTTCAGTATCAGCGGGATATCTGACAAAAATAATCCACAGATTACTCTCGTAGGTGGTCTTGTATCATTGAGGGTTCAGCTCAGTTCTTGGCCTACCTTgtaaaccactgctgctctcataAACCTCCTTAAGGATATTGATGAATATCTCTTGCACAAAGCTAATTTATTCAGACCTAGATGTAGCTACAATAAAGTCATTTCTTCAGCATTATTCATTATTAACTCGTTTAGTGAGCGTTTTAGGTCTCCTATGGACCCATTGCCTTTGATACCCAATTCCTGAGAACTGGTGGTACATCCATCCTTGCCTAAATTCTACGGGACTATTAACTTATCACGCCCCATTGTTGCCCATCTAAACTCCAACGCAGCACTCACTCTCCCAAGGTCTGTTGCAAGTTAAAGAATGCCTTACCTAAGAAGCAGATGAAGGCAGTTATCTTGAGAGGAGTCATGTCGGAATGATACTGCTGGTTCATCTGGCGTCGCCTTTTATATGATGCTTCTGGAAGCTGGTGTGTTGCAACGACCCACTTGCCTCGCTTTCATCTCGTTGGGATTTGGAGGAAACAAAACACACGTATCGCTTCCATTCAGAAAGTTTTGAAATCATTCATAGTGTATTCGTCAGGGGTggatcaaatacaattgtatttgtattttaattgtatttaaatacaattttaatgtatttgtatttatatttgtattttagcatccagagaaaaagtattttgtatttgtttttgtatcatggcacccagaaaaaaagtattttgtatttgtatttatatttgatatttcgagCCAAAATCatttgaggacagagagagagagagagagagagagagagagagagagagagagaagtcaacaaCCATGGTTTACGATACTAAGACGGGTCATTTCCACGTCGCGTACGAGTACACGTCGCGTTCCTGTACAACCATCCCTGCCCCACCCTCTACCATGATGGTAGTTGGACAGAGATAGCACTACCGTCCCTGCCACACTCGCTGTCGCTGGTGCGGATCGGTCCAGTTGCTTTGCACACAAACAACAACTCTGCATACGAGATGCCTTCAATGATCCCTGTGTCAGAAACAGTGCAATTGCAACTGTGATACACAAGTGCTGTAGTATTGTAGCTACAGTACGTTGATCTACTGTGGCAGCACCATTCTTGGAAAAGATTGGGGTTTCACTGCAGGCTGCCAATGCTACTAGATGGAACTCCCAACTGACTATGCTTAAGTCAATTCTCAATGATGTCAATGGTGTCAACTCAGCTATTCGTCTCCTAAGATCATGCAAGACCGTAAAAGAATTGAAGGGAATGGAAATAGCAATgctaaaagaagtgataaaagttTTGGAGCCGTTCCAAGAGGCGATATCACAAGTGGAAGGAGAAAACATGGTGACACTTTCTTGCTTTGCACCAGTTGTATTTGGCCTTGAGCACAGCCTCAAACTATTCATTGAAAGTAAACCAATCTACTGCTTAAACTTGGCTAATGCACTACAGTCTTCTATCAAAAAAGGTTGCATGCGTTTCTTGAGAAGACTGACGTCATTGCCACAGCTGTAATGGACCCCAGGTTTAAGCTGGCATGGCTGTcatgtgaggaaataaaaaaggaaaagatttccAAGATTGTGGATCTAATTATTTCAGAGTCAACTCAGTCATCTTTGAAGAACACAATTCCAGAGAGGGAGCCTTTCATGACCATAAGCACCAATcaagacaaggctgacatgagtgcaAAACGCTCTCGTCTTTTTGTCTACATGCCACCAGCTGGGAAAATAAATGTAAGTGCATCAACAAGCGACACTACAGTGGTAAAGGCAGAACTTGAGTCGTACCTAGAAGAAGGTGTTCTGGCTTTTGACGTGAACCCACTGAGGTATTGGCGTGAAAACAAGAGCTTCAGCATTTTTAACCCTTTTGCAAGAAATATTCTAGGGTGCTGTGTCACGTCGGCACCATCTGAaagtctttagtaaggccggtAATTTTTACACTCCTGAACGAGCAAAACTTGGCCCGGAAACCTTCCGGGCATTGATAATTATTAAATGCAATTATGATATATAGAATGCAGATATACACTTGTGTGAAAAAATGATATATAGTTTGCAAATTTTCAGGAGGATTTTTTATTAGTAGCTTTGAAATCTGAAATAAGAgtacttatattttcatttgtattttctgaaccagtgatttatcattatttgtatttttagatttaggaagaaaagtatttgtatttgtatttgtatttctagatttagcaataaaagtatttgtatttgtatttgtatttttggcttccgaaacaaaagtatttgtatttgtattttgtgttTTTGGAATCCCAaacgaaagtatttgtatttgtatttcaattgtaaaaagTCAGTATTTGATCCAACCCTGGTATTCgtattttttgctctctctctctctctctctctctctctctctctctctctctctctctctctctctctctctctctctctctctttcagtgtaAATTTTGCGTTCATAAAAAGAtggtatatatgattaattttccctttttcaaaatttgtaTTAAACTCACTTTATTCAttgatctttatttatttttatttatttttctcttcatatctATCCTATCCATGATTTGTTTCCGCTAACCATCTCCTTCATTTCCTGATTCACCCTTCAAAACCGATTTTCTCCCTTCCATACTCGTGACGTCACACAGGTAGTTTTCCACAACCTGTCTTTGATGTCTGTATGAAACGGTTTAGGGTTCCAGTTTCCTTAAGCATCATTATATTATTCCCTAATTTTGAATATAAATTGTACAATCGAACTtatatctatttcatttacatctTTCTGCTTAATTAGAAATCTCTCAGGAATTATTAAAGCACAGTCTCTTtcgattttttattttaaagatttaaatgtttaaagtctgctcatgaatggcaattggaaaggacagtgacattgccctaggaagcaggacactgccctagaaagtgaccatatatcatatgatcagtgcccaaacaccctctccacccatgctatgcCCAgttaatgactgctgatgactcagcaggttgatcaataggctcccccatacccccccccccctcccatccgtTGCTCACAAGGATTTTAACGTaatagacactaaaggaactaacgagtttgagcggtactcaaaccccagtcttgtgatcaccaggcagagacgtttccaataaggccacaacaatccTAAAACAATTATTGTATATGCAATACTGTTAGGTTGTTTTTGGAGGTGCAGTCACCTGGAGCCGAAAGAATACTCCTTGTATTCCTTACAGACACCCTTCAGTACCTCTGCTTATACCGAGAAATTTATCCCCCTTTATGGTTATCAGACATGAAACCTCAAGTTTGCTTAGATCTAGACGTCCAATGCATTTTTGCCTTCACGTCTTGATTTTTCGTCAGGTAAACATATTGCCCATTTGAAACTGCCAATTCAATCTTCAACTACGGTACAGATAGGAGTGAAACTCTCCCTCCTATTTGGATCTAGGGCCATTAGCCTATATGCCCCTTGCTAGGCGACTACCAACAGCATATTGGTATATTCTTCGAACTAATGGGTCCCTCAAACCAGAGGAACCACAGTGGGAGGTTTTTCCATACATGGTCTACGCTGAGTAAAATTACCATTCACCAGGATGGCTGCCAACGAGTACTTAACGGTCAGAAACTGTGTCTTATGGAACTTTGAAGCTTGCAGCTAAGCTTGAAAACACCATAACCCTAAGAGTACTGCTCCTCTCCTCCCTCGCACTCTTGCATTATTGGCTTGACTTTACTCTCTATTGGAGTGTATTTTCCCGTTGTAGGTTTAGGGCCTAAACACTGAGGTTTTATTGGTTCTGACAACGCCAGTGTAGAACATCCTACCCTTAACGTTTAATAGATTTCAACCATAGCAATGTAGTTTTCTGATATATTGGCGCGGGAATGTTGAGGCTCCATTACCCCTAGGTTAGGATCTAGATATTTGTTACAGGGAGGTCTTGCCGTGATTATTTTCCACGCTCGTATTTCACTCAAGTTAGGTTCATGTCTGAATATCCTTTTACAATTTACTTGATGTTAGATATGATTAGGTAAAAATTATCCAACTTGTACTGCTAAAGCCAAGCTACAAATGTTGACACTTGCCGATGATCAGCTGCATTGCAACATTACCCATTCCTCCGACTAGTCTTTAATAAATAATCGCTTAAGGTAGAAGATATGGCATCGCTACTTTATAAAAATTAGTCGCGTACATTTGATAACCATTATCAATGAAGATTGATAATCTACTTAATGGAAATATGGTACAGTTTGAATCCATCTTTGCCTACATCATGGTTGATATTGGTTGCAACCATGCCATGATCCTGTGCATGTGAATGCAGATTTGTGGGCTTTAAAAGCAAGAACTACAAATCATATTACTAATGATtcttcttaatagaagaatttattttatcaaatgtgTGTAATGTAGGAATTACAGCCCTTTCACCTACCCTCCTAAATCCAATATCCAATTCTTTTTAAGTAATTTAGGTCTTGTCAAAATCTAACTTCCTAATAGAAAAATTCATTTTATCAAATGTGTGTTATGTAGGAATTACAGCCCTTTCACCTACCATCCTAAATCCAATATCCAATTCTTTATAAATAATTTAGGTCTTGTCAAAATCTAATATATGATGTAGATTTAGAGCATGGCTAACTGCAGAAAATGTTTTGGAGGCTAATAGAGCAAGGTCCTCTCTGTTCATGTAAGTGTGTTTGTAAAAATCTGCCAGTTTAACCAATGTAACTTTTATTATAGTCCTTATATGGAATTACATGAATAGTTTTTTTCTTCTTGTATTCCTATCCCCTTTATTCTGAATCTATGTTCGTGTGATGACAAAGCTGCTATATGTAAAATGAATGTCCATATTCCTCATTATAGCTCTCATAATTTCTTTTCTAATAGCAAGATGTTGGTTCTCCCATTCTCTTCACACGTTGATCCAATCTCTGTTATTGGCGAAGCGCGAATAAGCAGTTTCCCCCGCTCTATTAAGTGACTTTTTAATAAAAATCCTTTGATAACTTCATTTCATAAAAGTCTGAAAGGGGTGTTTGTTTTCTGTATCAAGGAATTCTTTGTCACTGTATCAAAGAACCCTTGGTTCCATATCTTGTATGCCCTACCTAATGAAATGCTAATTACTTATTACTTAACTGGGTTTGATTGAATAGACATATTACAGATATAAGTTTTTGTCAAGATTATTTTGATAGATGTTGACTGAAACATCAGAGAAAGGAAGTTTGTCTTTATCCTCGAGGTCTGGTGTAGAAGgaataaaattataaatgattaGAAATTGATCAAAGGAATATCTTTCATTTTGATATAATATGAAAATGTAATCTTTATATCTAAATCAGAAACAAGGATGTAAAGGTATGCTTAACATttgtattttttataccaaagattTCTAGACATTTTATGGTGtgtttttccaattaatatttattttgttggcAATCTTTCTGGCAAATATTTTTGGGCCATGTATTTTTCATCGGAAAGGATAAACCAAGGCGTTTGAAAATGTTAATTGATATATAGTTTAAACTCTATAGTGCTATTGTAATTTTATGGTTTTGTCacataactattataattattagtttttaAATTGGAAGACGTTTATACTTAATAGGATGGTTATTATCTTATAATATACGTTAATAGTTAGTAGTTTCCCTGGCCATCAAAACTGGCATACACCTAGATCCTTTACAATGTAAGGCTCACCAAATTTTTCCTTTCTGATTGGGTACAGACACCTCAAGATAGAATTCCTTTGATTTTTCTCTTTGGATTAAGGTCATATATACACAAAGTCAGTTCTTAAAATTGTATTTGCATTGATAACTGCTTCATTAACAAATTGGTTTGGTTGATGAGGGTTAAAAAAGGTTTGAAGAATCTTTGCAAAGGAGTAGGTTTGAATAAAAAGGTTTTACTAATGGGCAATTCAAAGACtggaattttctgaaaaaaaggtTCAGCATAGATCATAATTAAGATGGATGCTATTGTAGAAAGGCAATCGATTATAAATGTCCATATAAAAGCAATTCCTTTGTTTATATCATGTTAGATTCGGTCTTGTAAAGTTTGTGCGTAGAACTTGTAACCTTTAGTGTCCATAACCACCTCCAGAGTGACCTCCATATCCGCCAGCACTTCCTTTAGCTTTGGCTATTGCTGCGGACGCAGCGGCTGATGCTTGAGCTGCTGCTGCCTGGGCAGACTGGAGTTCTGCCAGAACCAGTGACTGCTTCTGGGAAAGCGCATTTGCTGCCTGTTGAGCCTGCCAGGCCATAGCCTGCTGGGAAGACTGAAGAGACTGGATTGCCTGAAGAGCCTGCACTGCAACTTGAGCAACTGCTTGAGCTTCAGCCTGAGCAGACGCAAGGGCACTTGCAAGTGCCTGAACAAAACTAAATGTAGCTTCAGCAGCCTGTGCTGCTGTGGCAACTTGAGCTGATAAAGATGATTCGGAAAAGGCTGCAGCCTGTGCTCCTTGTACTGCGTTAGTTAACTGAGCAGCCTGAGCTTGTTGTGTAGCTACAGCAGCAGTTGCTGCTTGTGCAGCTGCAGATGCCGCAGCCGCAGCTTGTTTTGCAGCTGatgaagcagcagccgaggcagctcCCTTAAGTCCTGCAGCAGCTGCAGTGGCTTGTGCAGCAGCTTGGTTTGCAACATCGGCTCCGCTTGGTCCGTGGTGACCTCCACCATATCCTGCCCCAACTATGACGTAGCTTCCGCCGCCACCATAGCCACCACCTCCATCGCCGCCGTGTCCACCACCATAGCCCCCACCACTGCCTCCTCCGTAGCCTCCACCTTGCGATCCTCTTTTGTCCTGAAGTGAATAGATTTTAATTTAGTTTGATATCTgcttcttcgatttttttttagaaatgtcatcaaaagatcaaaatatcatctaggtaatatatatatatatatatatatatatatatatatatatatatatatatatatatacatatatatatatatatatatatatatatatatatgtatatatatatatatacatatatatataatgatactaatcataataaaaataaaaacacgatATTACGAAAGTCTAACTCACCCTCGCTGCTTCGTCAACACCACTTTTCGTCTCTTCGGCCAAGACAAGGCCTAGGGGAAGAGGAATTTACATGACTGATTTATAAGCACAAACATTCTCTTTAAAAGGTCAAGTATTATTATTTATGCTAAAATATTTACTGCCATacatgaaaaattatcaaaaagttcTTTAACAGTATTCATATTGGATGTAGtctcatatatatagatacatagaatatatatattatcattctaATTGCCATTTTATTTCCAGCGTTTGTAACCCTCAGAAAATCAATCTCTTTTTATGGAGGCTGTATTTAAGCGGTTATCATCAACGGGAAATCTGACAAAATGATACACATATTACTCTCGTTGGTATTCTTGTACCTTTGTTGTACAGCTCAGTTCTTGGTGTACTTTGTAAACTCCTGCTGCACACAACTTCCGAAAGGATATTGCTGAATATCTCTTGCATAAAGCTGATTTATTTAGCCCTAGTTGTAACTatacactataattattattattattattattattattattattattattattattacttgctaagctacaaccctagttggaaaagcaggatgctataagcccaggggctccaacagggaaaatagcacagtgaggaaaggaaaaagggaaaaataaaatattttaagagtaacatcgttaaaataaatatctcttatataaactttataaactttaacaaaacaagaggaagagaaattaaatagaatagtatgcccgagtgtaccctcaagcaagagaactctaacccaagacagtgagcgTTTTTGGTCTCCTATGGACCCATTGCCTTTGATACCCGACTCCTGAGTACTGTTGGTACATCCATCCTTGCCTAAATTCTTCGTGACTATTAACTTATCAGGCCCCATTCTTATCCATCCCCAATCCAACCCAGCACTCGCTCTCCCAAGGTCTGTTGCAAGTTGAAGAATGCCTTACCTAAGAAGCAGATGAAGGCAGTTATCTTGAGAGGAGTCATGTCGGAGTGATGCTGCTGGTTCATCTGGCGTCACCTTTTATATGATGCTTCTGGAAACTGGTGTGTTGCAACGACCCACTTGCTTCGCTTTCATCTCATTGGGATTTGGGGGAAACAAAACACACGCATCGCTTCCATTCAGAAAGTTGTGAAATCATTCATGATACCTTCGtaatctttactctctctctctctctctctctctctctctctctctctctctctctctctctctctctctctctctctctctctctctctctctcagggtaaatTTTGCGTTCATAAAAAGAtggtatatatgatttattttcccCTCTTCAAAGTGTGTATTAAGCTCActtttttcattgatatttatttatttttatttttttttctcttcatatgtATCCTGTCCATGATTTGTTTTCGCTAACCATCTCCTTCCTTTCCCAATTCACCCTTCAAAACTGATTTTCTCCCTTCCATACTCGTGACGTCACACAGGTAGTTTTCCACAGCGCTGCCTTTGATGTCTGTTTGAAACGGTTTAGGGTTCCAGTTTCCTTAAGCATCATATTCTAGGATAAATTATTCTCtaattttgaatataaattatacaatcgaacttatatctatttcatttacatctCTCTACCTAATTTGAAGTCTCTGATAGGAAATATAAAAGCACAGTCTTtcgatttttcattttaaagatttaaat comes from Palaemon carinicauda isolate YSFRI2023 chromosome 3, ASM3689809v2, whole genome shotgun sequence and encodes:
- the LOC137634920 gene encoding glycine, alanine and asparagine-rich protein-like: MNQQHHSDMTPLKITAFICFLGLVLAEETKSGVDEAARDKRGSQGGGYGGGSGGGYGGGHGGDGGGGYGGGGSYVIVGAGYGGGHHGPSGADVANQAAAQATAAAAGLKGAASAAASSAAKQAAAAASAAAQAATAAVATQQAQAAQLTNAVQGAQAAAFSESSLSAQVATAAQAAEATFSFVQALASALASAQAEAQAVAQVAVQALQAIQSLQSSQQAMAWQAQQAANALSQKQSLVLAELQSAQAAAAQASAAASAAIAKAKGSAGGYGGHSGGGYGH